One Candidatus Nitrososphaera evergladensis SR1 genomic window carries:
- a CDS encoding YkgJ family cysteine cluster protein, translating into MQSGNSVKDSLDMLVKKWPVDKRLYDMQVGMRDDIVDNQVNVGGIVFHVPALSRDGLYVLWKCLWPDCHNCCERQGRLPLTKDDITIIAKKLGYDSKVEFVRSEARISSWQEQEAFGNVITTLSMLSLKRKKDEREEQDGTPLRCRFLDDKGYCGIHPEKPGVCWLYPFASWLESDRFGKPVVHATFQFTGDCPGFYLEKSLDSIMPVLQEYAPKIYSYNMAVQRTTRENYGFINFVNG; encoded by the coding sequence TTGCAGAGTGGTAATTCGGTTAAAGACTCGCTTGACATGCTTGTGAAAAAGTGGCCAGTGGACAAAAGGCTCTATGACATGCAAGTGGGAATGCGCGACGACATTGTCGACAATCAGGTAAATGTGGGTGGCATTGTCTTTCACGTGCCTGCGCTCTCCCGGGACGGCCTGTATGTTTTGTGGAAGTGTCTGTGGCCTGACTGCCACAACTGCTGCGAAAGGCAGGGGCGGCTGCCGTTGACAAAAGACGACATTACAATAATTGCAAAAAAGCTCGGCTACGACTCGAAAGTAGAGTTTGTACGAAGTGAGGCAAGGATATCAAGCTGGCAGGAGCAGGAAGCCTTTGGCAACGTCATTACGACGCTGAGCATGCTTTCGCTCAAGCGAAAAAAGGACGAGCGCGAGGAACAGGACGGCACTCCGTTGCGCTGCCGGTTCCTTGACGACAAGGGATACTGCGGGATACACCCTGAAAAGCCGGGCGTCTGCTGGCTCTACCCGTTTGCGTCTTGGCTTGAATCTGACAGGTTCGGCAAGCCGGTGGTGCACGCGACTTTCCAGTTCACCGGCGACTGCCCCGGGTTTTACCTTGAAAAATCGCTTGATAGCATCATGCCCGTGCTGCAAGAGTACGCGCCCAAGATATACAGCTACAACATGGCGGTGCAGAGGACTACGCGTGAAAATTACGGGTTTATCAATTTCGTGAACGGATAA